One Sphingopyxis macrogoltabida genomic region harbors:
- a CDS encoding dipeptidase, which translates to MTPRALLDDSLVWDNHGCMPLRPLDESFLPQLARYRAGGVNAVTINIGFGDQGVEEHVRMVAQFRRWLALNGDDYMLATSVEDIERARREGKLAVLFDIEGMNAIADQPSLVQLYYDLGVRWMLIAYNRNNPVGGGCQDEDQGLTAFGRTILDEMARVGMVACCSHTGERTALEVMDYSSRPVIFSHSNARAIHDHPRNVRDHVLKACAATGGVVGLNGIGLFLGKGGIDLVDALINHLDHIVGVVGIEHVGLGLDYVFDAAELEEFLANPAIFPPELGYGPTLEMVPPEAMEEIVGGLGKLGYADDDIRAILGGNLMRVAKQVWRPAFGFSG; encoded by the coding sequence ATGACGCCGCGGGCACTGCTCGACGACAGTCTGGTGTGGGACAATCACGGCTGCATGCCGCTGCGTCCGCTCGACGAGAGCTTCCTGCCGCAGCTTGCCCGTTACCGGGCAGGCGGCGTCAATGCGGTGACGATCAACATCGGCTTTGGCGATCAGGGCGTCGAGGAACATGTCCGGATGGTCGCGCAGTTCCGCCGCTGGCTGGCGCTGAACGGCGACGATTATATGCTGGCGACCTCGGTCGAGGATATCGAACGGGCGCGGCGCGAGGGCAAGCTGGCGGTGCTGTTCGACATCGAAGGCATGAACGCGATCGCCGACCAGCCGAGCCTCGTCCAGCTCTATTACGACCTTGGCGTCCGCTGGATGCTGATCGCCTACAACCGCAACAACCCGGTCGGCGGCGGCTGCCAGGACGAGGATCAGGGACTGACCGCGTTCGGCCGCACCATCCTCGACGAGATGGCGCGTGTCGGCATGGTCGCCTGCTGCTCGCACACCGGCGAGCGGACCGCGCTCGAGGTGATGGACTATAGTTCGCGGCCGGTGATCTTCTCGCACAGCAACGCGCGCGCGATCCACGATCATCCGCGCAACGTCCGCGATCATGTGCTGAAGGCCTGCGCCGCGACGGGCGGCGTCGTCGGGCTCAACGGCATCGGGCTGTTCCTCGGCAAGGGCGGCATCGATCTGGTCGATGCGCTGATCAACCACCTCGACCATATCGTCGGCGTGGTCGGGATCGAGCATGTCGGGCTGGGGCTCGATTATGTGTTCGACGCCGCCGAGCTCGAGGAATTCCTGGCCAATCCGGCGATCTTCCCGCCCGAACTCGGCTATGGGCCGACGCTCGAAATGGTGCCGCCAGAGGCGATGGAGGAGATTGTCGGCGGGCTCGGCAAGCTCGGCTATGCCGACGACGACATCCGCGCCATCCTCGGCGGCAATCTGATGCGCGTCGCAAAGCAGGTGTGGCGCCCGGCGTTCGGCTTTTCGGGCTGA
- a CDS encoding M81 family metallopeptidase → MNIFVAGMMMETNAFSAIPCTRDSFVNPMYYRPERTGPDPEPAAYEQFGYRTFLRLARERGYTAHASLHAFAEPAAPCRQEDYEGLRDEILADLRAAMPVDMVLLMLHGAQMAHGYDDCEGDVIEKVREIVGPDVFIGVELDLHGNVTARMAEASNALVACLLYPHTDFDERGEQLFDIGERFVRGEIRTRNHIRRVPMLGLFYTTLPQMEAVNAAVLAAERQDGVHAVSLMHGFPWADHPEVGAAVVVVAEPGQADVPGLARDLGRRFFAAREETRSLRKPIDTILDEIAASPAAGPFVIADVADNAGGGAGADSTFILRRLIERGVEDAALAMIWDPVAVDFAHQAGVGNRLNLRLGGKTGPFAGLPVDGEATVIALADDIEQEDPAGGLMFGIGRAALLRIGGVQVVVNSVRQQVYDPVCLTALGVDLSAARVIVVKSTQHFYERFAPLAAKIYYCETPGSLTLDLDPARYKRLQRPIWPIDADAAPD, encoded by the coding sequence ATGAACATATTCGTTGCCGGCATGATGATGGAAACCAACGCTTTTTCGGCCATCCCCTGCACCCGCGATTCCTTCGTGAACCCGATGTATTACCGGCCCGAACGCACAGGACCCGACCCCGAGCCCGCGGCTTACGAGCAGTTCGGCTATCGCACCTTCCTGCGGCTCGCGCGCGAGCGCGGCTATACCGCCCACGCCTCGCTCCACGCCTTCGCCGAACCTGCGGCGCCGTGCCGGCAGGAGGATTATGAGGGCCTCCGCGACGAAATCCTCGCCGACCTCCGGGCCGCGATGCCGGTCGATATGGTGCTGCTGATGCTGCACGGCGCGCAGATGGCGCACGGTTATGACGATTGCGAAGGCGACGTCATCGAAAAGGTCCGCGAAATTGTCGGGCCCGACGTGTTCATCGGGGTCGAACTCGACCTGCACGGCAATGTGACGGCGCGGATGGCCGAGGCATCGAACGCGCTCGTCGCCTGCCTCCTTTACCCGCACACCGATTTCGACGAACGCGGCGAGCAGCTTTTCGACATCGGCGAGCGCTTCGTGCGCGGCGAGATCCGCACCCGCAACCATATCCGGCGCGTGCCGATGCTCGGTCTCTTCTACACGACGCTGCCGCAGATGGAGGCGGTCAACGCTGCCGTGCTCGCCGCCGAGCGGCAGGACGGGGTGCACGCCGTGTCGCTCATGCACGGCTTCCCGTGGGCCGACCATCCCGAAGTCGGCGCCGCCGTGGTCGTCGTCGCCGAGCCCGGACAGGCCGACGTGCCCGGCCTCGCGCGTGACCTCGGCCGCCGCTTCTTCGCGGCGCGCGAGGAAACGCGCAGCCTGCGCAAGCCGATCGACACGATCCTCGACGAGATCGCGGCGTCGCCCGCAGCCGGTCCGTTTGTCATCGCCGATGTCGCCGACAACGCCGGCGGCGGCGCGGGCGCCGATTCGACCTTCATCCTCCGCCGGCTGATCGAGCGCGGCGTCGAGGACGCGGCGCTCGCGATGATCTGGGATCCGGTCGCGGTCGATTTTGCGCATCAGGCGGGCGTCGGCAACCGGCTCAACCTGCGCCTCGGCGGCAAGACCGGCCCCTTCGCGGGGCTACCGGTAGATGGCGAAGCCACCGTGATCGCGCTCGCCGACGACATCGAACAGGAAGACCCGGCGGGCGGCCTGATGTTCGGCATCGGCCGCGCGGCGCTGCTGCGGATCGGCGGCGTGCAGGTGGTCGTCAACAGCGTGCGCCAGCAGGTCTATGATCCTGTTTGCCTCACCGCCCTCGGCGTCGATCTGTCGGCGGCGCGGGTTATCGTCGTCAAATCGACCCAGCATTTCTACGAACGCTTCGCCCCGC